The following proteins are co-located in the Caldisericum sp. genome:
- a CDS encoding ABC transporter ATP-binding protein — MKTLKEYFKREFLRYIAVVSLLVTVDIAQVYLPQFTRFAIDSISKRNINGLIKYAIYIVIFSIGIVVLRFLYQSLLRAAVLRFDYELKNRIFESFVFFKRKTLEKFEIGDLMSRVTNDTQAVRMFLIMGFLAIIDIFVLGLTTFVFMVKMNLKLTLAVSIPLLFLFPLALNFGTKIHKLYRRINMIFADMSVRVRELVQGIRVIKAFVKERYFTQLFRGVNEEYLKENLKLVKLDGFFDPIVNFLINLANFVLIFYGGLLYIKGVVGMGTIAAFFQYIETLTWPMMAVGFSIALYQRATASLSRIEEIISIPKETQGIVLDTVDRIEVKNLRFSYDGNIDILKGINLTINKGDVIGLTGNPGSGKTTLINLLLKIIDAPKGSVFFDSNDINDIAFESIKNLFAYVPQEGFLFSDTILNNIKVGNPNATREEVEYVAKVACVYDDIMSFKDKFETVVGEQGITLSGGERQRIAIARALLARRPFLVLDDALASVDFKTESCIIKNLEEHFLKSGLTVIMISERLSSLLIANKIYVLVDGTIIEEGTFNDLVAKEGYFYHLYRKQLLEENL, encoded by the coding sequence ATGAAAACCCTTAAAGAGTATTTCAAAAGAGAATTTTTAAGATATATTGCAGTCGTTAGCTTACTTGTAACTGTTGATATTGCACAGGTTTATTTACCCCAATTTACACGTTTTGCAATTGATAGCATTTCTAAAAGGAATATAAATGGACTTATAAAGTATGCAATTTATATAGTAATTTTTTCTATCGGAATAGTGGTTTTGAGATTTTTATATCAGAGTTTATTGAGGGCAGCAGTTCTAAGATTTGACTACGAATTAAAGAACAGGATATTTGAGAGTTTTGTTTTCTTCAAGAGGAAGACGCTTGAAAAGTTTGAAATTGGGGATTTAATGTCGAGAGTTACAAATGACACTCAGGCAGTAAGAATGTTCCTCATTATGGGTTTTCTTGCAATAATCGATATTTTTGTTCTTGGGTTAACTACCTTTGTCTTTATGGTAAAAATGAATTTAAAATTAACACTTGCAGTAAGCATTCCTCTTCTGTTTTTATTTCCCCTCGCCCTCAATTTTGGTACCAAAATCCATAAATTATATAGACGAATAAATATGATATTTGCTGATATGAGCGTAAGAGTAAGGGAACTTGTCCAGGGTATAAGAGTTATCAAGGCTTTTGTTAAAGAAAGATATTTTACCCAATTGTTCAGAGGAGTTAACGAAGAATACCTTAAAGAGAATTTAAAACTTGTAAAACTTGACGGTTTTTTTGATCCAATTGTAAACTTCTTAATAAACTTAGCGAATTTTGTCCTTATATTCTATGGTGGGCTACTTTATATAAAAGGTGTTGTAGGGATGGGTACTATTGCTGCGTTTTTCCAGTATATTGAAACTCTTACCTGGCCAATGATGGCGGTTGGATTTTCTATTGCACTTTACCAAAGAGCGACTGCATCTTTATCAAGGATAGAAGAAATAATTAGTATACCGAAGGAGACTCAAGGTATTGTTTTAGATACGGTTGACAGAATCGAAGTAAAAAATCTTAGGTTTTCGTATGATGGGAATATCGATATCTTAAAGGGAATTAATTTAACAATTAATAAAGGTGATGTAATTGGCTTAACTGGAAACCCTGGTTCCGGGAAAACTACACTTATAAATTTGTTATTGAAGATTATTGATGCACCAAAAGGGAGTGTATTTTTCGATTCAAATGATATTAACGATATAGCCTTTGAAAGTATTAAAAACCTTTTTGCTTATGTTCCACAGGAAGGTTTTCTTTTCTCGGATACAATTCTAAACAATATAAAAGTTGGAAATCCAAATGCAACAAGAGAAGAAGTTGAATATGTTGCAAAAGTCGCATGTGTTTACGATGATATTATGTCATTTAAAGACAAGTTTGAAACAGTAGTTGGCGAGCAGGGCATCACTCTTTCAGGTGGAGAAAGGCAAAGGATTGCAATAGCAAGAGCGCTTCTTGCAAGACGCCCTTTCTTAGTTCTCGATGATGCACTTGCAAGTGTTGACTTCAAAACAGAAAGTTGCATTATCAAGAATCTCGAAGAGCACTTTTTAAAGAGTGGTCTTACTGTTATCATGATTTCTGAGCGTTTGAGTTCTCTTTTGATTGCTAATAAAATTTATGTGCTTGTTGACGGAACGATTATTGAGGAAGGAACCTTTAATGACCTTGTCGCAAAAGAAGGCTATTTCTATCATTTGTATAGGAAGCAGCTTCTTGAGGAGAACTTATGA
- a CDS encoding ABC transporter ATP-binding protein encodes MRRESIKRFIPYFLKYKLLLLVTFIAMIIASLTSALIPYLIKNVIDTLIATKNFTNIKNFLILVAVAVLLNIVFKLIQIYVGNYAGQRIMQDIRLDLFYTVSRFKIESFSKEPSGKIITRITNDVENMNDLLNAGLVSLFADLFFILLAIGFLIYINPKLGLIVLLPLPIAVIFSLYLGNRVEKIYEKVRDALTKMNIHMQEVLTGIHVVQIFDMEKIVIDKFKKFSSDFRDNFYKSQVTNVVLRQTVNISSYISIFLLVLVGGILTIKGMGTIGTIISFSSYLSYLYGPLGDLSDKFSILQNAISSMVKIDEFLKSNSLEENYEDGNKFEVQGNLALKDVYFAYEEDSDVLKGVNIDAKKGESIAIVGFTGAGKTTIANLIFGFYEPTKGDVLIDGFDLRIACKSHFRKYLGMVLQNVFIFKGTVLDNITLGDEFPLEDVENVCKTLGIYDYIERLPNGLNTELSTEGKNISLGERQLISFARALIHNPRILILDEATSSIDSHTEELIEKGTRILMEGRTSIIIAHRLSTIKHVNRIYVLNKGRIVEEGTHEELLQRKGLYYEFYKSQYK; translated from the coding sequence ATGAGAAGGGAATCTATTAAGAGATTTATTCCTTATTTCCTTAAATATAAGTTATTGCTTTTGGTAACATTCATTGCAATGATTATTGCCTCCCTTACTTCTGCCTTAATTCCATATCTTATTAAGAATGTAATAGATACGCTGATTGCTACAAAGAATTTTACGAATATCAAAAACTTTCTTATTCTTGTTGCAGTCGCTGTTCTACTAAATATTGTTTTCAAGTTGATCCAGATATATGTTGGAAATTACGCGGGGCAAAGAATAATGCAGGATATAAGATTAGATTTATTCTACACAGTTTCAAGATTTAAGATAGAATCTTTCTCAAAAGAGCCGTCAGGAAAGATAATAACACGCATTACTAACGATGTAGAAAATATGAACGACCTCTTGAATGCAGGTCTTGTCTCTCTTTTTGCTGATCTATTTTTTATTCTGCTTGCAATAGGCTTTCTTATATACATAAACCCAAAACTTGGCTTAATTGTCCTTTTGCCACTTCCTATAGCAGTTATCTTTTCACTTTACCTTGGTAACCGTGTTGAAAAAATATATGAGAAGGTAAGAGATGCGCTTACAAAAATGAACATTCATATGCAAGAGGTTCTTACAGGCATTCATGTAGTTCAGATTTTCGATATGGAAAAGATTGTAATTGATAAGTTCAAAAAATTTTCAAGTGACTTCAGGGACAATTTCTATAAATCGCAGGTTACAAACGTCGTTTTAAGACAAACTGTCAATATTTCGTCTTATATATCAATTTTCTTGCTTGTTCTTGTTGGTGGCATTTTAACAATTAAAGGTATGGGAACAATCGGAACAATAATTTCATTTTCAAGCTACCTTTCGTATCTTTATGGACCTCTTGGAGATCTTTCTGATAAATTTTCCATTCTCCAGAATGCTATTTCTTCGATGGTGAAGATTGATGAATTTTTAAAATCAAATTCACTTGAAGAAAATTATGAAGATGGGAATAAATTTGAAGTCCAGGGGAACCTTGCTCTAAAAGATGTTTACTTTGCTTACGAAGAGGATAGTGATGTTCTTAAAGGTGTTAATATAGATGCAAAGAAGGGGGAGAGTATTGCAATTGTTGGATTTACTGGAGCAGGTAAAACTACAATTGCAAACCTTATTTTTGGATTTTACGAACCCACAAAGGGGGATGTTTTAATCGATGGATTTGATTTAAGAATTGCTTGTAAGAGCCACTTTAGAAAGTATCTTGGTATGGTTTTGCAGAATGTTTTTATCTTTAAAGGGACAGTTCTTGATAATATAACCTTAGGAGATGAATTTCCGCTTGAGGATGTTGAAAATGTATGTAAGACTCTTGGTATTTATGACTATATTGAAAGATTACCTAACGGTTTAAATACGGAACTCTCAACCGAAGGAAAGAATATATCTTTAGGTGAAAGACAGCTAATTTCTTTTGCAAGAGCATTGATACACAATCCAAGAATTTTAATTCTTGATGAAGCAACCTCTTCTATAGACTCTCATACAGAAGAACTTATCGAGAAAGGTACCAGAATACTTATGGAGGGAAGAACTTCTATAATAATTGCACACAGACTTTCAACCATAAAGCATGTTAACAGGATATATGTTTTAAATAAAGGGAGAATAGTTGAAGAAGGAACGCACGAAGAACTTTTACAGAGGAAAGGTCTCTATTATGAATTCTACAAGTCTCAATACAAATAA
- a CDS encoding MFS transporter has protein sequence MQSKRSDLGTKSYLIFVLFGLITLLIGFNWFMWSPILKKVIEEQMGVRPVFSEMLLSSVPFMLVLFSYFAGGYADLSPKKSTTIAALLLGIFTLLRAAFSFNFTYMFLANLGFALSSVFAFTSWSPLTYRLFSKDKAARITAYFTAFLTLGQILAFFISYPLVNSVGLSNALLITGIVSLTVAVVYIFVIRDWDDSLPDGIVSERLPITEGFKIVFSNKSLIVLSLIALFDIGVFKWLAGWYPKLNVAFKGIDPTKASFINAFILIGCLTGAMTIPDLSHRIKKVKPFFIILPLIVILMLFTSIFVNEYALLLLVSMILGIALFPIYPLGLHLPSAFSSVGIKNAGIGSAIILIFANIGGTIFPIIGSLTKGYTSSVITFGIIPMAIITLLGLVFEDPDTYR, from the coding sequence ATGCAAAGTAAAAGAAGTGATCTGGGTACAAAAAGTTACCTAATTTTTGTGTTGTTTGGTTTAATTACTCTTCTTATTGGTTTTAACTGGTTTATGTGGTCTCCTATTCTAAAAAAGGTAATTGAAGAACAAATGGGTGTTAGGCCTGTTTTTTCTGAGATGCTTCTATCTTCGGTTCCATTTATGCTTGTGCTTTTTTCCTATTTTGCTGGTGGTTATGCAGATTTAAGTCCTAAAAAATCAACAACTATTGCTGCACTACTTTTAGGTATTTTTACCTTGTTAAGAGCAGCGTTTTCGTTTAATTTTACCTATATGTTCTTAGCGAATTTGGGTTTTGCATTGAGCTCTGTTTTTGCTTTTACTTCATGGTCTCCTTTAACTTATAGACTATTTTCAAAGGACAAGGCTGCAAGGATTACCGCCTATTTTACTGCTTTTCTGACTTTAGGACAGATACTTGCGTTTTTCATTTCTTATCCTCTTGTGAATAGTGTCGGTTTGTCAAATGCTCTTTTAATAACGGGGATTGTCTCTTTAACTGTTGCAGTAGTTTATATTTTTGTTATAAGGGATTGGGACGATTCTCTCCCCGACGGAATAGTTAGTGAAAGGCTTCCTATAACCGAAGGTTTTAAAATTGTTTTTTCCAACAAATCGCTTATAGTTTTATCTTTAATTGCCTTATTTGATATTGGAGTCTTCAAATGGCTCGCAGGTTGGTATCCTAAGCTAAATGTTGCCTTCAAAGGAATTGATCCTACGAAAGCTTCTTTTATTAATGCCTTCATTCTTATTGGTTGTCTAACTGGGGCAATGACTATCCCTGATCTAAGCCATAGGATAAAAAAAGTTAAACCGTTTTTCATTATATTGCCACTTATTGTAATTTTAATGCTGTTTACAAGTATCTTTGTTAATGAATATGCGCTACTTTTGCTTGTTTCAATGATTCTTGGAATAGCGCTTTTCCCTATTTATCCATTAGGACTACATTTACCAAGCGCTTTTAGTTCAGTTGGAATAAAGAATGCAGGAATTGGAAGTGCGATAATCCTTATCTTTGCAAATATTGGCGGTACTATCTTCCCTATTATTGGTTCATTAACCAAAGGTTACACAAGTTCTGTTATTACCTTTGGAATTATCCCTATGGCAATAATTACTTTACTGGGTTTGGTATTTGAAGACCCGGACACCTACAGATAA
- the amrA gene encoding AmmeMemoRadiSam system protein A, whose translation MNENDKIVLLKLSRKTIETYLKEHKKIKVTKEEFPQKEFWEERGTFVTLTENGVLRGCIGTIYPVRPLILDVIENSINAAFRDPRFYPLEESELPYIDIEISILSVPEKIYFKDTKELFEKVVPFKHGVIIRKGFYQATFLPQVWEELPNHVDFFTHLCLKAGLDGNCFKDKNLEVEVYTVEAFSEKEMGLR comes from the coding sequence ATGAACGAAAATGATAAAATCGTTCTACTTAAACTTTCAAGGAAGACTATCGAAACCTATTTAAAAGAGCACAAAAAGATAAAGGTAACAAAAGAAGAATTCCCGCAAAAAGAATTCTGGGAAGAAAGAGGAACTTTCGTAACCCTTACTGAAAATGGTGTATTAAGAGGGTGTATTGGTACAATATATCCTGTAAGACCTCTTATTTTAGATGTTATAGAAAATTCTATTAATGCTGCTTTTAGGGATCCGCGATTTTACCCACTCGAAGAAAGCGAACTTCCATACATTGACATTGAGATTTCAATACTTTCCGTTCCAGAAAAAATATACTTCAAAGATACAAAAGAATTATTCGAAAAAGTAGTTCCTTTTAAACACGGAGTGATCATAAGAAAAGGCTTTTATCAGGCAACATTCTTGCCCCAGGTTTGGGAAGAACTTCCAAACCATGTAGACTTTTTTACTCATCTCTGCTTGAAAGCAGGATTGGACGGCAATTGCTTTAAGGACAAAAACTTAGAAGTTGAAGTATACACCGTAGAAGCTTTTTCAGAAAAAGAGATGGGCTTGAGATAA
- the amrB gene encoding AmmeMemoRadiSam system protein B, whose translation MKIREAAVAGAFYPEDREELKSMIRRFVESAPLEDLNDLKALIAPHAGYIYSGPIAGYSYKQLMNIEHLKNVKVIIIAPSHYAYFHGASVGLFDAYKTPLGFINVSRDAQKLLQLEEFHFILDAHLEEHSIEVHLPFLQYTLPHFEIVPILYSEISEESLLKGILSIFDDSSILIVSTDLSHYYPYEVAIKKDAHCIKAVEQLNKKSLLYCEACGKTGIATVIDFAKVMNLKSKVLKYATSGDTAGPKSQVVGYLSAVFYGGNA comes from the coding sequence ATGAAAATAAGAGAAGCAGCAGTTGCAGGAGCATTCTACCCTGAAGACAGGGAAGAGTTGAAAAGTATGATAAGAAGATTTGTTGAAAGTGCTCCTTTGGAAGATTTAAACGACTTAAAAGCGCTTATTGCTCCACATGCAGGCTATATATACTCCGGACCTATAGCAGGCTACAGTTACAAGCAACTTATGAACATAGAGCACCTCAAAAATGTAAAAGTAATAATCATTGCGCCTTCTCATTATGCTTATTTTCATGGTGCTTCCGTGGGATTATTCGATGCGTATAAAACTCCTCTTGGATTTATAAATGTATCCAGGGATGCCCAGAAACTATTGCAACTTGAAGAATTTCACTTTATACTCGATGCACACTTAGAAGAGCACAGTATAGAGGTTCATCTTCCTTTCTTGCAATATACCCTTCCGCATTTCGAAATCGTTCCAATCCTATATAGCGAAATATCAGAGGAATCCCTCCTAAAAGGTATCTTGTCTATATTTGATGACTCATCAATTCTTATCGTGAGTACCGACCTAAGCCACTATTATCCTTATGAAGTTGCAATTAAAAAAGATGCTCATTGCATCAAAGCGGTTGAGCAACTAAACAAAAAAAGCCTTTTGTATTGTGAAGCATGCGGCAAAACAGGAATTGCTACAGTGATTGATTTTGCAAAGGTAATGAACCTAAAAAGCAAGGTTCTAAAATACGCAACAAGCGGAGATACAGCTGGTCCAAAGTCGCAGGTTGTTGGTTATCTTTCAGCCGTATTTTATGGAGGAAATGCATGA
- a CDS encoding GTPase translates to MERVKVIIMGAAGRDFHNFNVFFRERPEYEVVAFTATQIPNIEGRVYPKELAGSLYPNGIPIYPESELPKLIRDFGVQRVVFAYSDVPHEYVMHKASIALANGADFWLMGPDATMVKSTKPVVSVCAVRTGSGKSQTTRKVVKILREMGKRVVSIRHPMPYGNLVEQAVQRFATYEDLDKYKCTIEEREEYEPHIDLGAVIYAGVDYEKILREAEKEADVIVWDGGNNDFPFYKSDLRIVVADPLRAGHELTYHPGETNFRSADVIVINKEDTADFESIELVRNHAREVNPNAIIVDAASPVYVENGEIVRGKKVVVVEDGPTLTHGEMSYGAGYIAARKLGASEIISPVPYAVGSIKATYEKYRQTKDVLPAMGYSETQIRELEETINSIPADVVVIGTPIDLRRVIKLNKPAVRVRYELQEIGKPDLKDILTQKFGG, encoded by the coding sequence ATGGAAAGGGTAAAAGTAATTATCATGGGAGCAGCCGGAAGAGACTTCCACAATTTCAATGTATTTTTTAGAGAAAGACCTGAGTATGAAGTAGTCGCCTTTACCGCAACTCAAATCCCTAACATTGAGGGAAGAGTTTATCCAAAAGAACTTGCAGGTTCGCTTTATCCGAACGGTATTCCAATCTATCCAGAATCAGAATTACCAAAACTCATAAGGGATTTTGGAGTTCAAAGAGTCGTGTTTGCATACAGTGATGTGCCACACGAATATGTCATGCATAAGGCTTCAATTGCTCTTGCAAATGGAGCAGATTTCTGGCTAATGGGACCAGATGCAACTATGGTCAAATCCACTAAACCTGTTGTTTCAGTATGCGCTGTTCGTACGGGCTCAGGAAAAAGCCAGACCACAAGAAAAGTAGTTAAAATTCTTCGTGAAATGGGCAAACGTGTTGTTTCAATTAGACACCCTATGCCATATGGCAATCTTGTAGAGCAAGCAGTTCAAAGATTTGCAACATATGAGGATCTTGACAAATACAAATGCACAATTGAGGAGCGTGAAGAATATGAGCCTCATATTGATCTCGGTGCGGTAATCTACGCAGGGGTAGACTACGAAAAGATATTAAGAGAAGCAGAGAAAGAAGCCGATGTTATCGTGTGGGACGGTGGAAATAACGATTTCCCGTTCTATAAATCAGATCTTAGAATTGTTGTTGCTGACCCGTTGAGGGCAGGACACGAACTTACATACCACCCTGGCGAGACTAACTTTAGAAGTGCGGATGTTATTGTAATCAACAAGGAAGATACAGCGGATTTTGAATCAATTGAATTAGTAAGAAACCACGCAAGAGAAGTAAATCCAAATGCCATTATTGTAGATGCAGCATCACCTGTTTATGTGGAAAATGGAGAGATAGTTCGTGGAAAGAAAGTTGTTGTTGTTGAAGATGGTCCAACATTAACTCATGGAGAAATGAGTTATGGTGCTGGCTATATTGCCGCAAGAAAACTTGGTGCAAGTGAAATTATATCTCCCGTTCCTTATGCGGTTGGATCTATAAAGGCAACTTATGAGAAGTATAGACAAACAAAAGATGTGCTCCCTGCTATGGGATACAGTGAAACCCAGATTAGAGAACTCGAGGAGACTATAAATTCTATACCTGCAGATGTTGTAGTAATTGGTACTCCAATTGATCTTAGAAGAGTTATTAAGTTGAATAAGCCCGCTGTAAGAGTTAGATATGAACTTCAGGAAATAGGAAAACCTGACTTAAAAGATATCTTAACACAAAAGTTTGGAGGTTAA